Below is a window of Methylosinus sp. PW1 DNA.
ATAATTACAGCTGGGACGAGGCGCGCGACATCGTTCTCACCGCCTATAGCGGCTTCGCGCCGCAAATGGCGGAGATCGCCGCGCGCTTCTTCGATAAGAGCTGGATCGACGCGCCGGTGCGGCCGGGCAAGGCGCCGGGCGCCTTCGCGCATCCGACCGTGCCGTCCGCGCATCCTTATGTGCTGGTCAATTTTCAGGGCAAGACGCGCGATGTGATGACGCTGGCCCATGAGCTCGGTCATGGCGTGCATCAGGTGCTGGCCTCGCGCCAAGGCGCGCTGATGGCGCCGACGCCGCTGACGCTCGCCGAGACGGCCTCCGTCTTCGGCGAGATGCTGACCTTCCGCTCGCTATTGGCGCAGACGACCGACGTCGAGAAGAAGCGCGCGCTACTCGCCTCCAAAGTGGAGGACATGCTCAACACTGTGGTGCGGCAGATCGCTTTCTATTCCTTCGAGCGCAAGGTCCACACCGAGCGCAAGAAGGGCGAGCTGACCGCCGACAAGCTCTGCGAATTGTGGATGAGCGTGCAGAGCGACAGTCTCGGCCCGGCCATTCGGCTCGGCGAAGGATATGAATCCTTCTGGGCCTATATTCCGCATTTCGTGCATTCGCCCTTCTATGTCTACGCCTACGCATTCGGCGATTGTCTCGTGAACTCGCTCTATGGCGTCTATCAAAAGGCGGAGACGGGTTTCGCCGAGCGCTATTTCGGCCTGCTCGAGGCCGGCGGCGCCAAGCCCTATAATGAGCTGCTCGCGCCTTTCGGCCTCGACGCGCGCGATCCGGCCTTTTGGGGCATAGGGCTCGAGATGATCGAGGGGCTGATCGCGGAGCTGGAGGCGATGGAGGGGTAGGTTTCATCACATTCTTCGGGTGGACGCGTGACATATTCGATCTTCGTTTCCCACGGCTGGCATGATCGATGGGTGGCCAGACAAATGGCGCGTTCGATCTCCGATGCGGGAGGCGCGCCATTCATCGACATATTCGACATCAAGAAGGGCGACCGTATCGAAGAACGCGTCCGCACGGGGATCGAGCACTGCGCCGAACTGGTCGCCCTGCTCACGCCCTGGTCGGTCGGCCGCAATTGGGTCTGGACCGAGATCGCCGCCGCCTGGGCGTTGAAAAAGCGTTTCGTCGGGGTGACCTATGGCGTGACGATCGAGGAAATCGAACGGAATCACGGCGGCATGGCCTGTCTCGGCCCGACCAATGTCGTTGCCCTCGACGACTTCGACGAATACATTCGGGAGCTGGCCGAGCGCATCCATTCGGGAGATCGCGAATGAAGCTTTTCATTTCCTACAGCCATGGAGACGAGCCCTTCGCCCGCTCCTTGCGCGAGGGACTCGAGCGAATGGGCGTCTGCGTGATCGATCCCGCCACCAGCACTCGCCCAGGAGATTCGCTCGGTCAAGCGCTGCGGCAGGCGATCGACGAATCCGACGCGGCGATCCTCGTCATTCCCGAGTCCGGCTCCAACGGGGCGAATTTGGCGTTTTTCGAAGCCGGCGCGGCCAAAGCGCTGGGCAAGCGGCTCTTCGTCGTCATGCCCGGCGCGGGAGACCGCGAGCTGCCATCGATCGCCGATTTCGCCATTCTCGACGCGTCGCGAAAGTCGTCCGACGAAGTCGCAAAAACGCTCGTCCACGCGCTCGCAGCGGCATAGGACCGTCCGATGCGCGCGCCGACCGAAGCGATTGTGACCAAAACCGATCTGTCGGCGCTTCAGATGGAATTGCGCGCTTTTGAGCAGAAGCTCGAAGCCAAGATTGCGACCACCGCCGCCGATTTGAAGGTCGATATTCTCCGCTGGCTGATCGTGACGCAGCTCGCCCTCGGCGGCTTCCTGTTCGCCGCGATGAAATTCACACGCTGAAGCGGGAGCCGCACTCACTCCACATTCTGCGCGATTCGCCACAACACGCCTGACGGATCGACCAATGTGAAATCGCGCATGCGCCAAGGTTGGAGCCGCACGTCCGAGACCGCGACGCCATAGCGCGCGGCGATCCCGCTCTCGTCGACCTTTGCCTTCCACGCGTCGACATCCTCGACGAGAAGATGCAGCATCAAATTCTCGGCGAATTCCTTCACGTAGAAATTCTGCAGCAGGAAGCTCACAGTCTCGTGATGGAAATAGGCGACGCCTCCGCCGTCCGAGGCGAGCGTGAAGCCCAATTCCCGATAGAAGCGCTTGGAGAGCTCATAATCCTTCGCCGGCACGAAGGCCTTCAATTCGATCGTTTGCAAATTCGACATGAACGGCTCCCGAGAAACGGAACGCCGCCCATCCTATCAGAAAAAGCGCGTCAGCTCTCGCACTCCGGCCCGCCCCACAGCCAGGCCGCGCCGCGCACGCCGCCCGAGTCGCCATGCACATTGCGCAATATGCGCGTGTCGATGGCGTCCGAGAACGCCTGCTTCTCGACCAGATCGCGCAGTCCCTCATAGATGAAATCGATATTGGACACGCCGCCGCCGAGCACGATGACATCTGGATCGAGCAGATTGACGATGCCCGCCAGCGCGCGCGACAAGCGGTCTCGATAGACTTCCAGCGCATGGCGCGCCGCCGCCTCGCCCGCCGCGGCGCGCGCGGCGATCTCCTCGCCGCTCGCCTCGGCGCCGCTGCGCTGGCCATAATCATAGGCGAGCGCCGGGCCGGCGAGAAAAGTCTCCACGCAACCGTAATGGCCGCAGTAGCAGAGCCGTCCGGGAAATTCGTCCGGCGTCATCCAGGGCAGCGGCGTATGGCCCCATTCGCCCGCCACCTTGTTGACGCCCTGCAGAACCTCGCCATCGACGACGACGCCGCCGCCGACTCCCGTTCCCAATATCACGCCGAAGACCACGCGCGCGCCCGCCCCGGCGCCGTCCACAGCCTCCGACAGGGCGAAGCAATTGGCGTCATTCTCGAGCCGCACCGGGCGTTCGAGCAGAGCCGCGAGATCCTTGTCGAGCGGCCTGCCGTTGAGCCCTGTGGTGTTGGAGTTCTTCACGAGGCCCGTGCGCGGCGAAATCACGCCCGGCGTGCCGACGCCGACGCTGCCGCGCCCGCCGATCTCCTGCTCGAGATCGAGCACGAGGCCGCCGATGGTCGCCAGAACGGCGGCGTAATCATGCGCGGGCGTCGGCGCGCGCCGGCGCGCCAGCGTCTCGCCCATGGGACCCATGGCGATCGCCTCTGTCTTGGTGCCGCCGAGATCGACGCCGATGCGGAAGGGTTCTCTGGTCACCGCCCTTCGTTCATCTATGGCGGCGGCGCGATCGGGCAGCCCCCGCCCCTATGGTCTTTCGCCTCGGCGCATTGCCAAAGCTATTGCAGATAGGCGCGATCCAAATCGACCGCGCCCTTCAGCGTCGCGGCCACGCCCCTGTCGATGCGCACGGAATCGAGCGACAGGCCCTCGGCCTTGGTTCCCTCGAAGCGCGCGCCGGTGAGATCGGCGCCGGCGGCGTCGACATCCTTCAGCGAGGCCTTGTCGAAGATCGCGCCGGGCGCCCGCGCATAGCGCATGTCGGCGCGGGAGAGATCGGCGCCGTCGAAATGCGCGCCGTCGAGCTTGGCGGAGCGCAGCACCGCGCGCATCAGCCCCATGGACTGGTTCTTCATATCGGCGGACATA
It encodes the following:
- a CDS encoding toll/interleukin-1 receptor domain-containing protein, which encodes MTYSIFVSHGWHDRWVARQMARSISDAGGAPFIDIFDIKKGDRIEERVRTGIEHCAELVALLTPWSVGRNWVWTEIAAAWALKKRFVGVTYGVTIEEIERNHGGMACLGPTNVVALDDFDEYIRELAERIHSGDRE
- a CDS encoding toll/interleukin-1 receptor domain-containing protein, producing the protein MKLFISYSHGDEPFARSLREGLERMGVCVIDPATSTRPGDSLGQALRQAIDESDAAILVIPESGSNGANLAFFEAGAAKALGKRLFVVMPGAGDRELPSIADFAILDASRKSSDEVAKTLVHALAAA
- a CDS encoding VOC family protein, which translates into the protein MSNLQTIELKAFVPAKDYELSKRFYRELGFTLASDGGGVAYFHHETVSFLLQNFYVKEFAENLMLHLLVEDVDAWKAKVDESGIAARYGVAVSDVRLQPWRMRDFTLVDPSGVLWRIAQNVE
- a CDS encoding ROK family protein yields the protein MTREPFRIGVDLGGTKTEAIAMGPMGETLARRRAPTPAHDYAAVLATIGGLVLDLEQEIGGRGSVGVGTPGVISPRTGLVKNSNTTGLNGRPLDKDLAALLERPVRLENDANCFALSEAVDGAGAGARVVFGVILGTGVGGGVVVDGEVLQGVNKVAGEWGHTPLPWMTPDEFPGRLCYCGHYGCVETFLAGPALAYDYGQRSGAEASGEEIAARAAAGEAAARHALEVYRDRLSRALAGIVNLLDPDVIVLGGGVSNIDFIYEGLRDLVEKQAFSDAIDTRILRNVHGDSGGVRGAAWLWGGPECES